A window from Streptomyces sp. NBC_00271 encodes these proteins:
- a CDS encoding carboxymuconolactone decarboxylase family protein — MTTNDATNETTATTDTTAEYAPEHSPRLHWAKHAPEVYKAMLRLETAAQQGLEPKLRELVKIRASQLNHCAFCLDMHTKDALAAGESLERIIQLSAWEESKHFYTAKELAAIELTEAITVLTDGFVPDEVYAKAAQHFEDAELAQLIAAITVINAWNRFGVSTRMVPGHYQAGRPH, encoded by the coding sequence ATGACGACGAACGACGCCACCAACGAGACGACCGCCACGACCGACACCACCGCCGAGTACGCACCCGAACACAGCCCCCGCCTGCACTGGGCCAAGCACGCCCCCGAGGTCTACAAGGCCATGCTCCGGCTGGAGACGGCCGCGCAGCAGGGGCTGGAGCCGAAGCTGCGCGAACTGGTGAAGATCCGCGCCTCGCAGCTCAACCACTGCGCGTTCTGCCTCGACATGCACACCAAGGACGCGCTGGCGGCCGGGGAGAGCCTGGAGCGGATCATCCAGCTCAGCGCGTGGGAGGAGTCGAAGCACTTCTACACGGCCAAGGAGCTGGCGGCGATCGAGCTGACCGAGGCCATCACCGTCCTCACCGACGGTTTCGTACCGGACGAGGTGTACGCGAAGGCGGCGCAGCACTTCGAGGACGCCGAGCTGGCCCAGCTGATCGCCGCGATCACGGTGATCAACGCCTGGAACCGGTTCGGCGTGAGCACCCGTATGGTCCCGGGCCACTACCAGGCGGGCCGGCCCCACTGA
- a CDS encoding ABC transporter substrate-binding protein, producing MRLRTTSVMAGAAALLTLTGCGAVDMTKQASPFANARGAKSLTLSVQSWVGAQANVAVAQYLLEHELGYRVDTVQVDEVPAWDALSQGRVDAILEDWGHPDQEKRYVEDKKTIAPGGDLGVTGHIGWYVPTYFAKQHPDVTDWKNLNKYADQLRTAESGGKGQLMDGSPSYVTNDKALVANLKLNYQVVFAGSEAAQITQMKQFAKEKKPFLTYWYSPQWLFKKVPMTEVKLPPYKEGCDADAAKVACAYPHTPLQKYLNADFAKSGGKAAAFLKKFKWTTEDQNEVSLMIANDKLSAQDAAKKWVDSHASTWRAWLS from the coding sequence ATGCGCCTACGTACGACTTCGGTGATGGCCGGTGCGGCCGCGCTGCTGACGCTGACCGGTTGCGGCGCCGTCGACATGACCAAGCAGGCCTCGCCCTTCGCGAACGCGCGGGGTGCGAAGAGCCTGACCCTCTCCGTCCAGTCCTGGGTGGGCGCGCAGGCCAACGTGGCCGTCGCGCAGTACCTGCTGGAACACGAGCTCGGCTACCGCGTCGACACCGTCCAGGTCGACGAGGTCCCCGCGTGGGACGCGCTCAGCCAGGGCCGGGTCGACGCCATCCTGGAGGACTGGGGCCACCCCGACCAGGAGAAGCGGTACGTCGAGGACAAGAAGACCATCGCCCCCGGCGGGGACCTGGGCGTCACCGGGCACATCGGCTGGTACGTCCCGACGTACTTCGCCAAGCAGCACCCCGACGTGACCGACTGGAAGAACCTCAACAAGTACGCCGACCAGCTGCGTACCGCGGAGAGCGGCGGCAAGGGCCAGCTCATGGACGGCTCGCCCTCCTACGTCACCAACGACAAGGCCCTGGTGGCCAACCTGAAGCTGAACTACCAGGTGGTGTTCGCCGGTTCGGAGGCCGCGCAGATCACCCAGATGAAGCAGTTCGCCAAGGAGAAGAAGCCCTTCCTCACCTACTGGTACTCGCCCCAGTGGCTCTTCAAGAAGGTCCCGATGACGGAGGTGAAGCTGCCGCCGTACAAGGAGGGCTGCGACGCCGACGCGGCCAAGGTCGCCTGCGCCTACCCGCACACACCGCTCCAGAAGTACCTGAACGCCGACTTCGCGAAGAGCGGGGGCAAGGCGGCCGCCTTCCTGAAGAAGTTCAAATGGACCACCGAGGACCAGAACGAGGTCTCCCTGATGATCGCGAACGACAAGCTGTCGGCGCAGGACGCGGCGAAGAAGTGGGTCGACAGCCACGCGTCGACCTGGCGCGCGTGGCTGTCGTGA